In Pseudomonas sp. HR96, the DNA window TTGCTCCCGCCCGCAGCGGGCTCTTAGCGCAGCCGCTCCAACATCCCGTAATACCACATCCCGACCGCCAGCAATGGGTTGCCCAGCACATCGCCCATCGGCACTTTTACCTGTTTGCACGCGGCAAAGGTGTCGTAGCGGCCCAGCGTCCCGGTCATGGCCTCGGCCATGATCTCGCCCATGATGTGGCTGGTGGCGATGCCGTGTCCGGAGTAGCCCTGGCAGTACCAGACGTTGTTCGACAGCTTGCCCAGTTGCGGGATGCGGTTGATCACGATGCCCATGGCGCAGCTCCACTGAAAGTCGATGGGCACGCCTTTGAGCCTGGGGAAGGTGCGTTCGATGCAGGGCCGCAGTTCGCCGGCGATGTCCCTGGAGTCCTTGCCTGAATAGTTGGCGCCGCCGCCGAACAGCAGGCGGCCGTCGGCGGTCATGCGGTAGTAGTCGAGCACGAAGCGGCAGTCATAGACCGCCAGGTCCTGGGGGTTGAGCTCGGCGGCCAGTTCGCCCAGAGGCGCGGTGGTGACGATGCCGCCCATGGCCGGGAAGATCTTGCCCTTGAGCTGCCGGGGTTCGAGCTTGTGGTACACGTCGCCGGCGAGCAGCACCTGCCGCGCGTCGATCCGGCCCTGGGCGGTGACCACTGCCGGGCGCTCGCCATGAACGATGTTCAGCACCTCGCAATTCTCGAAGATCAGCGCGCCCAGGCTTTGCGCGGCGCGGGCTTCACCCAGGCACAGGTTGAGCGGGTGCAGGTGCAGGTTGCGGGTGTTTTTCAGCGCCCCGCAGTACAGCGGGCTGTCGAGGTGCTCGCGCACGCCGGCGGCGTCCAGCAGGCTGACCTCGGCGCCCATGCCGCGGCGCTGGGCTTCGTCGAACGAGGCGCGCAGCTCGTGCAGGTGCGCAGGCTTCATGGCCGCGTGCAGATGGCCGTGTTTGAGGTCGCACGCGATGGCGTAGCGGGCCACGCGCTGCTGGATGATCGCGTGGCCGCGCCAGCGCAGGTGCCAGATGAAGTCGTCGACCTCGTCGCCGAGCCTGGCGCGCATCTGCTGGCGCATCGCGGCATCGCCCGACAGGCTGCCGGTGACCTGGCCGCCGTTGCGCCCGCTGGCGCCCCAGCCGATCCTGTTGGCCTCGACGATGGCCACCTTGAGCCCGCGCTCGGCCAGCTCCACGGCGCTGGCGACGCCGGTGAAGCCGCCGCCGATGATGACCACGTCCACCGAATGCTGGCCGGTGAGGGTGGGGTAGTCGCTGTCGCCATTGACGGTGGCGGTGTAATACGAATTGCTGCGAATAGCCATGAGCGCTTCCAGTGCGAATTCAGGGAGGAGAAGGGTCAAGCCTGGGTCAGATACCAGCGCCAGTCCTGTTCGCCCACTTCGGCCATGAACTGCCGATATTCGGCGCGCTTGATCGCCAGGTAGACGTCGAGAAAACCGCTGCCCAGTGCTTCCCGAGCCCAGCTGGAGCGCTGCAGGGCCTGCAGCGAGGTCAGCCAGTCGGTGGGCAGTAGCGTGGTGGCCTGGGCATAGCCATTGCCCTCGACCGGCTCGCCAGGATCCAGCCGGCCCCGGATGCCCGTGTGGATGGCCGCCAGCATCGCCGCCGCGGCCAGGTAGGGGTTGGCGTCGGCGCCGCAGATGCGATGCTCGATGTGCCGGCTCGCGGCCGGGCCGCCCGGCACGCGCAAACTGACAGTGCGGTTGTCGATGCCCCAGGTCGGCGCCAGCGGCGCGTAGCTGTTGGCCTGGAAGCGCCGATAGGAGTTGGCATTGGGACAGAACAGCAAGAGGCTGGCCAGCAGGTACTCGAGCATGCCGCCCACAGAGTGGCGTAGCAGCGCGGTGCCGGCCTTGTCCTCACTGGCATACAGGTTGGCGCCGGTGGCGTCGGCCAGGCTCACGTGCATGTGCATGCCGGTGCCCGCCAGGTGGTCGAACGGCTTGGCCATGAAGCAGGCCTGCATGCCATGGCGGTGCGCCACGCCCTTGACGATGCGCTTGTAGCGAACGGCCTGATCCATGGCCAGCAGGGCGTCGCCGTGCTCCAGGGTGATTTCGACCTGGCCTGGCGCGTACTCGGAGATGGCCGTGCGCGCCGGAATGCCTTGCAGTTTGCAGGCGGCGTAGAGGTCGGCGAGAAACGGCTCGATCTGCTCCAGCTCGCGCAGGCCGTAGACCTGGGTGCTGCGCGGCCGCGCGCCGTCCTGGTCCAACGCAGGCTGCGGTCGGCCCTGGGCATCACGCTGTTGATCGAGCAGATAGAATTCCAGTTCGCAGGCCATCACCGGGTGGTAGCCGTCGCCCCTGAGCCGTTCGATGACGGTGACCAGCACGTGGCGCGGATCGGCGACGGTGGCGGGCAAACCTTCGCTGGGGTGCATGCTGACCTGCACCGCCGCCGTGGGGATCTGCCGCCAGGGCATGGGCACCAGGCTGCCCGCCAGCGGGTAGGCACGGCAGTCGATGTCGCCGACCTCCCAGACCAGCCCGGAATCTTCGACGTCGTCGCCATTGAGGGTCAGGCCGAGCAGGGTACTGGGCAAGGGGCGGCCGCTTGCATACACGGCCAGCAGTTCGTCGCGGTGCAGCAGCTTGCCGCGCGGTACGCCGTTGGCGTCGAGGATGAACAGCTCGAACAGTTCGATCTGCGGGTGCTGCTCAAGAAAATCCAGCGCGTGCTGGACCGGGGCAAAAGTCGTCATGTGGCTCTCGCTTGCGCACTTCAGGCGCACAGGGATTCAGGCCCGGCGGCCATAGGCGCGCCGGGTCAGGCAGGCATCAGGCAGCGAGAGCGGTGTCCGGCGGGCGGGCGTGACGGCAATGAAACAGCGCCCAGAACGCGAGAATCGCCTTCGGTGACGAAGGGCAGGGGACTGGGCGAGGGCGCAGCGCGGGGGAAATCATGGTTGCAGAGGGTTACATGGGGCTTCATGGGGGTTAAATGCTGTTTGGCGGATGTTCAGGTGTGAAGGCGCTAAACATTGGCCCGCCGCCTGGGCCGCGCGGTGGTCCTGACGAGACTGCTGCAAATCTGCGACAATCCCCGACTATTTTTCGCGCGACCTCTACGTACCTGATGACCGACCAGACCGCTTCCATCGATCAGCTGCTGAAAAACCTCGACCAGGCCATGACCGCCGACCGCCATCGCCTGCGGCGCCAGCTGCATGAGCTGCGCAAGAAGCCCGACGAGGCCAGGCTGGCGCAGTGGGTGGCCAAGGTCGAGGCGTCGTTCGCCAAGGTCGTCGCCCGCCGCGCCAGTGTGCCGGTGGTGCGCTATGACGACAGCCTGCCGATCGCCGCCAAGCGCGACGAGATCAAGAAGGTGTTGGCCGAGCATCAGGTGCTGATCATCGCAGGCGAAACCGGCTCGGGCAAAACCACCCAGCTGCCGAAGATCTGCCTGGAGCTGGGGCGTGGCCAGCATGGCCAGATCGCCCACACCCAGCCGCGCCGGATTGCCGCACGCAGCGTCGCCAGCCGCGTCGCCGAAGAGCTGGGCACGCCGCTGGGCGGGCTGGTCGGCTACCAGGTGCGCTTCGAGGACCAGAGCGATGCCAACACCCTGATCAAGCTGATGACCGACGGCATCCTGCTGGCCGAGACCCAGCACGACCGGTTTCTGGAACGCTACGACACCATCATCGTCGACGAGGCCCACGAGCGCAGCCTGAACATCGACTTTCTGCTGGGCTACCTCAAGACCTTGCTGCCGCGCCGTCCCGACCTCAAGGTCATCATCACCTCGGCGACCATCGACCTGCAGCGCTTCTCCGAGCACTTCGACAAGGCGCCGATCATCGAGGTGTCGGGGCGCACCTTCCCGGTCGATACCTGGTACCGGCCGCTGACCAGCGAGCAGGATGAAGAAGGCAATCAGGTCGAGGAAGACCTCAGCGTCGACCAGGCGATTCTTGCCGCGCTGGACGAGATCGCCAGCCACGAACGCAGCGAGCGGCGCAACCCTGGCGATGTGCTGGTGTTTCTTCCCGGCGAACGGGAAATCCGCGACGCCGCCGAAATGCTGCGCAAGGCGCAGCTGCGCCACACCGAGATCCTGCCGCTGTACGCGCGGCTGTCGCCCGCCGAGCAGCAGCGCATTTTCCAGAGCCACCCGGGGCGCCGGGTGGTACTGGCGACCAACGTCGCGGAAACCTCGCTCACCGTGCCCGGCATTCGCTACGTGATCGACAGCGGCACCGCGCGCATCAGCCGCTACAGCTATCGCGCCAAGGTCCAGCGCCTGCCCATCGAGGCGGTGTCCCAGGCCAGCGCCAACCAGCGCAAGGGCCGCTGCGGGCGGGTCGAGCCGGGCATCTGCATCCGCCTGTACAGTGAAGAGGATTTCAACGCGCGGCCGGCCTTCACCGACCCCGAGATCCTGCGCACCAACCTGGCGGCGGTGATCCTGCAGATGCTGCACCTGCGCCTGGGCGAGATCGACCAGTTCCCCTTCATCGAGCCACCCGACGGCAAGGCCATCAGCGACGGTTTCAACCTGTTGCAGGAGCTCTCGGCGGTCAATCGCGAAAACCAGCTGACACCCCTCGGCCGTCAGCTCGCGCGCCTGCCGATCGACCCGCGGCTGGGGCGCATGCTGCTCGAAGGCACCCACCAGGGCAGTCTCCAGGAACTGCTGATCATCGCCAGTGCCCTGTCGGTGCAGGACCCCCGCGAACGGCCGCCGGAGCGCCAGCAGGCGGCCGATCAAGCCCACGCGCAGTGGAAGGACGCCGATTCCGACTTCGCCGCCCTGGTCAACCTGTGGCGTGGTTTCGAAGAACAGCGCCAGGCGCTGGGCTCGAGCCCGCTGCGCAACTGGTGTCGCAAGAATTTCCTCAACTACCTGCGCCTGCGCGAATGGCGCGATGCCCATCGCCAGCTCAGCCTGATCTGCCGCGACCTGCAGCTGAGCGTCAACAAGGATCCGGCTGACTATCCCAAGCTGCACAAGGCGGTGCTCGCCGGCCTGCTCAGCCAGATCGGCCAGAAGACCGAGGAGGGCGACTACCTGGGCGCCCGCCAACGGCGTTTCTGGGTGCACCCCTCGTCAGGGCTGGGCCGCAAGCGGCCGCAGTGGATCATGGCCGCCGAGCTGGTGGAAACCACCAAGCTCTACGCGCGCATGGTGGCCAAGATCGAGCCTGACTGGATCGAGCCACTGGCCGGGCACCTGGTCAAGAAGAATCATTTCGAGCCGCACTGGGAGAAAAAGCGTGGCCAGGTGGTGGCTTTCGAGCAGATCACCCTCTATGGGCTGATCGTGGTCGGCCGTCGGCCCGTGCATTTCGGCCCGATCGACCCGGCTGCCTCGCGCGAGCTGTTCATTCGCGAAGGCCTGGTGCGCGGTGAAATCCAGTCGCGGGCCAAGTGCCTGAGCGCCAACCGCGAGCTGCTCGAACAGCTCGACGAACTGGAGGCCAAGGCCCGGCGCCGCGACATCCTCGCCGACGAAGAGACGCTGTACGGCTTCTACGACGCCCGCCTGCCGGCAGAGATTCACCAGACCGCCACCTTCGACAGCTGGTACAAGGTCAACAGCCAGAAAGACCCGCAGCTGTTGATCATGCGCGAAGAAGACGTGCTGGCCCGCGAGGCCAGCGAGGTGACGGCGGCGCAGTACCCCGACGTGCTGCGCCTGGGTGACCTGACCCTGGCCCTGAGCTACCACTTCGAGCCCAACCACCCCCGTGACGGGGTGACCCTGCGTGTGCCGGCGCCGCTGCTGCCGTCGCTGCCCGGCGAGCGCCTGGAGTGGCTGGTGCCGGGCCTGCTGGAAGCCAAAAGCATTGCCCTGGTGCGCAACCTGCCCAAGGCCCTGCGCAAGAACTTCGTGCCGGTGCCGGACTTCGTGCGTGCGGCGCTGGCGCGTATTCCCTTCGCCGAGGGCTCGTTGCCCCAGGCGCTGGGCCGCGAGCTGTTGCGCATGACCGGCGCGCGGGTCAGCGACGAGGCCTGGGCCGAAGCGGCGCAACAGGTCGACAGCCACTTGCGGATGAACCTGGAAGTGCTCGACGGCCAGGGCAAATTCCTTGGCGAGGGCCGCGACCTGGCCGAACTGACTGCCCGTTTCGCGGCCGCCAGCCAGGCCGCGCTGGCGGCCCCGGCCAGCGCCCGCTCGCAGCAGCCGGTGGAGGCCAAGGCGTTTGCCGCGGTGGCGGCTACCACCCAGCAGAACATCGCTGGGTTGTCGATGACCGTCTACCCGGCGCTGGTGGAAGACCAGGGTACGGTCAAGGAGGGCCGTTTCTCCACCGCCGCCGAGGCCCGGTATCAGCATCGCCGGGCGCTGCAGCGCTTGTTGTTGCAGCAGCTGGCAGAGCCGGCCAAATTCCTGCGCGGCAAGCTGCCTGGCTTGACCGAGCTGGGCCTGCTGTACCGTGATCTGGGTCGCGTGGACGCGCTGGTGGAGGACATCCTGCTGGCCAGCCTCGACAGCTGCATCCTCGAGGGCGAGGCCGAGCTGCCCCGTGACGGTTCCGGCCTGGCGGCACTGGCCGAGCGCAAGCGCGGCGCCTGGGCCGAGCACGCCGAACGCCTGGCGCGGCTGACCCTGGACATCCTCAAACTGTGGCACGGCCTGCAGAAGCGCTTCAAGGGCAAGATCGACCTGGCCCAGGCGGTGGCGTTGAACGACATCAAGCAGCAGTTGGGCGCCCTGGTCTACCCGGGCTTCGTGCGCGAAACGCCCGGCGTCTGGCTCAAGGAGCTGCCGCGCTTTCTCAAGGCCATCGAGCTGCGCCTGGAAAAGCTCGGCTCCCAGGTGCAGAAGGACCGGGTCTGGAGCACCGAGCTGGGCGACTACTGGGCGCAGTACCAGTCGCGCCTGGCCAAGCATGCTCAGGAGGGCAAGCGTGACGAGCAGCTGCAGGTCTACCGCTGGTGGCTGGAGGAGTATCGGGTGTCGCTGTTCGGCCAGCAGTTGGGCACCAAGGTGCCGGTGTCGGACAAGCGTTTGAGCAAGCAGTGGGCGGCCGTGGAGGGGTGATCCTGACCTGAGGGCTTGATGTTGCCCTGATTGGGAGAGGCCGGTCCGGCCTGCGGGCCACGAGCGTTGCAGCCGAAGATCAAACCGGCCTGCGGCCTCTCGGGGCTCTGCCCCTCCCACGCTGCCGAACCCTTGGTAGCGTACTTGCAAACCGCGCGTTTTCGCCGGAGTTATGCCACAATTCGCCCCTGAATCACCTGCCCTGGCTGCGCCCGGGCCCCTAACAATAGAGGAACGACCGTGTACGACGTCGTTATCAGCGGCACCGGACTGTTCACCCCAGCCAACAGTATTTCCAACGATGAGCTGGTGGAATCGTTCAACACTTACGTGCGGCAGTTCAATGCCGACAACGCCGCCGCCATCGAAAGCGGTGAGCTTGAGCCTTTGGCAGAATCCAATGCGGCCTTTATCGAAAAAGCCTCGGGTATCCAGAGCCGTTTCGTCATGGACAAGGACGGCATCCTCGACCCGCAACGCATGAAGCCGCGCCTGCCGGAGCGCAGCAACGACGAACAGTCGATTCTCTGCCAGATGTCCGTGGCAGCCGCCGAACAGGCCCTAGCCCGAGCCGGCAAGACTGCGGCCGACATCGATGCGGTCATCGTCGCCTGCTCCAACCTGCAACGCGCCTACCCGGCGGTGGCCATCGAGGTGCAGCAGGCATTGGGCATCGCCGGTTTCGGTTTCGACATGAACGTGGCCTGTTCGTCGGCCACCTTCGGCATCCAGAACGCCTGCAACAGCGTCAAGCTGGGCCAGGCGCGTGCGGTGCTGATGGTCAACCCGGAAATCTGCACCGCGCACCTGAACTTCCGCGACCGCGACAGCCACTTCATCTTCGGCGACGGCGCCACCGCCGTGGTCATCGAGCGCGCCGACCTGGCCACCTCGGCCCACCAGTTCGAGATCGTCAGCACCAAGCTGCTGACTGAATTCTCCAACAACATTCGCAACAATTTCGGCTTCCTCAACCGCACCGGCGAAGAAGGCGAGGGCACGCGCGACAAATTGTTCGTGCAGGAAGGCCGCAAGGTCTTCCGCGAGGTCT includes these proteins:
- a CDS encoding FAD-binding oxidoreductase, with amino-acid sequence MAIRSNSYYTATVNGDSDYPTLTGQHSVDVVIIGGGFTGVASAVELAERGLKVAIVEANRIGWGASGRNGGQVTGSLSGDAAMRQQMRARLGDEVDDFIWHLRWRGHAIIQQRVARYAIACDLKHGHLHAAMKPAHLHELRASFDEAQRRGMGAEVSLLDAAGVREHLDSPLYCGALKNTRNLHLHPLNLCLGEARAAQSLGALIFENCEVLNIVHGERPAVVTAQGRIDARQVLLAGDVYHKLEPRQLKGKIFPAMGGIVTTAPLGELAAELNPQDLAVYDCRFVLDYYRMTADGRLLFGGGANYSGKDSRDIAGELRPCIERTFPRLKGVPIDFQWSCAMGIVINRIPQLGKLSNNVWYCQGYSGHGIATSHIMGEIMAEAMTGTLGRYDTFAACKQVKVPMGDVLGNPLLAVGMWYYGMLERLR
- a CDS encoding glutamine synthetase family protein translates to MTTFAPVQHALDFLEQHPQIELFELFILDANGVPRGKLLHRDELLAVYASGRPLPSTLLGLTLNGDDVEDSGLVWEVGDIDCRAYPLAGSLVPMPWRQIPTAAVQVSMHPSEGLPATVADPRHVLVTVIERLRGDGYHPVMACELEFYLLDQQRDAQGRPQPALDQDGARPRSTQVYGLRELEQIEPFLADLYAACKLQGIPARTAISEYAPGQVEITLEHGDALLAMDQAVRYKRIVKGVAHRHGMQACFMAKPFDHLAGTGMHMHVSLADATGANLYASEDKAGTALLRHSVGGMLEYLLASLLLFCPNANSYRRFQANSYAPLAPTWGIDNRTVSLRVPGGPAASRHIEHRICGADANPYLAAAAMLAAIHTGIRGRLDPGEPVEGNGYAQATTLLPTDWLTSLQALQRSSWAREALGSGFLDVYLAIKRAEYRQFMAEVGEQDWRWYLTQA
- the hrpA gene encoding ATP-dependent RNA helicase HrpA, encoding MTDQTASIDQLLKNLDQAMTADRHRLRRQLHELRKKPDEARLAQWVAKVEASFAKVVARRASVPVVRYDDSLPIAAKRDEIKKVLAEHQVLIIAGETGSGKTTQLPKICLELGRGQHGQIAHTQPRRIAARSVASRVAEELGTPLGGLVGYQVRFEDQSDANTLIKLMTDGILLAETQHDRFLERYDTIIVDEAHERSLNIDFLLGYLKTLLPRRPDLKVIITSATIDLQRFSEHFDKAPIIEVSGRTFPVDTWYRPLTSEQDEEGNQVEEDLSVDQAILAALDEIASHERSERRNPGDVLVFLPGEREIRDAAEMLRKAQLRHTEILPLYARLSPAEQQRIFQSHPGRRVVLATNVAETSLTVPGIRYVIDSGTARISRYSYRAKVQRLPIEAVSQASANQRKGRCGRVEPGICIRLYSEEDFNARPAFTDPEILRTNLAAVILQMLHLRLGEIDQFPFIEPPDGKAISDGFNLLQELSAVNRENQLTPLGRQLARLPIDPRLGRMLLEGTHQGSLQELLIIASALSVQDPRERPPERQQAADQAHAQWKDADSDFAALVNLWRGFEEQRQALGSSPLRNWCRKNFLNYLRLREWRDAHRQLSLICRDLQLSVNKDPADYPKLHKAVLAGLLSQIGQKTEEGDYLGARQRRFWVHPSSGLGRKRPQWIMAAELVETTKLYARMVAKIEPDWIEPLAGHLVKKNHFEPHWEKKRGQVVAFEQITLYGLIVVGRRPVHFGPIDPAASRELFIREGLVRGEIQSRAKCLSANRELLEQLDELEAKARRRDILADEETLYGFYDARLPAEIHQTATFDSWYKVNSQKDPQLLIMREEDVLAREASEVTAAQYPDVLRLGDLTLALSYHFEPNHPRDGVTLRVPAPLLPSLPGERLEWLVPGLLEAKSIALVRNLPKALRKNFVPVPDFVRAALARIPFAEGSLPQALGRELLRMTGARVSDEAWAEAAQQVDSHLRMNLEVLDGQGKFLGEGRDLAELTARFAAASQAALAAPASARSQQPVEAKAFAAVAATTQQNIAGLSMTVYPALVEDQGTVKEGRFSTAAEARYQHRRALQRLLLQQLAEPAKFLRGKLPGLTELGLLYRDLGRVDALVEDILLASLDSCILEGEAELPRDGSGLAALAERKRGAWAEHAERLARLTLDILKLWHGLQKRFKGKIDLAQAVALNDIKQQLGALVYPGFVRETPGVWLKELPRFLKAIELRLEKLGSQVQKDRVWSTELGDYWAQYQSRLAKHAQEGKRDEQLQVYRWWLEEYRVSLFGQQLGTKVPVSDKRLSKQWAAVEG
- a CDS encoding beta-ketoacyl-ACP synthase III produces the protein MYDVVISGTGLFTPANSISNDELVESFNTYVRQFNADNAAAIESGELEPLAESNAAFIEKASGIQSRFVMDKDGILDPQRMKPRLPERSNDEQSILCQMSVAAAEQALARAGKTAADIDAVIVACSNLQRAYPAVAIEVQQALGIAGFGFDMNVACSSATFGIQNACNSVKLGQARAVLMVNPEICTAHLNFRDRDSHFIFGDGATAVVIERADLATSAHQFEIVSTKLLTEFSNNIRNNFGFLNRTGEEGEGTRDKLFVQEGRKVFREVCPMVAELIAQHLEENNLNVSDIKRFWLHQANLSMNQLIVKKLLGRDATVEEAPVILDTYANTSSAGSVIALHKYQDDLAKGSLGVLSSFGAGYSIGSVILRKR